A DNA window from Mastomys coucha isolate ucsf_1 unplaced genomic scaffold, UCSF_Mcou_1 pScaffold21, whole genome shotgun sequence contains the following coding sequences:
- the P2ry2 gene encoding P2Y purinoceptor 2 isoform X3: protein MAADLEPWNSTINGTWEGDELGYKCRFNEDFKYVLLPVSYGVVCVLGLCLNVVALYIFLCRLKTWNASTTYMFHLAVSDSLYAASLPLLVYYYAQGDHWPFSTVLCKLVRFLFYTNLYCSILFLTCISVHRCLGVLRPLHSLRWGRAHYARRVAAVVWVLVLACQAPVLYFVTTSVRGTRITCHDTSARELFSQFVAYSSVMLGLLFAVPFSIILVCYVLMARRLLKPAYGTTGGLPRAKRKSVRTIALVLAVFALCFLPFHVTRTLYYSFRSLDLSCHTLNAINMAYKITRPLASANSCLDPVLYFLAGQRLVRFARDAKPPTEPTPSPQASRKLGLRRPNRTDTVRKDLSISSDDSRRTESTPAGSETKDIRL, encoded by the coding sequence ATGGCCGCAGACCTGGAACCCTGGAATAGCACCATCAATGGCACCTGGGAGGGGGACGAACTGGGCTACAAGTGTCGCTTCAACGAGGACTTCAAGTATGTGCTGCTGCCCGTGTCCTATGGTGTGGTGTGCGTGCTCGGGTTGTGCCTGAACGTCGTGGCTCTCTACATCTTCCTGTGCCGCCTCAAGACCTGGAATGCCTCCACCACCTACATGTTTCACCTGGCAGTTTCTGACTCTCTCTACGCAGCCTCCCTGCCGCTGCTGGTTTATTACTACGCCCAGGGTGACCACTGGCCATTTAGCACAGTGCTCTGCAAGCTGGTGCGTTTCCTCTTCTACACCAACCTCTACTGCAGCATCCTCTTCCTCACCTGCATCAGCGTGCACCGGTGCCTGGGCGTCCTGCGCCCTCTGCACTCCCTGCGCTGGGGCCGGGCCCATTATGCTCGCCGGGTGGCTGCGGTGGTATGGGTCCTGGTGCTGGCCTGCCAGGCACCCGTGCTCTACTTCGTCACTACCAGCGTGCGGGGGACCCGAATCACCTGCCACGACACCTCAGCCCGAGAGCTCTTTAGCCAATTTGTGGCTTACAGCTCCGTCATGCTGGGTCTGCTTTTTGCTGTACCCTTTTCCATCATCCTGGTCTGTTACGTGCTCATGGCCCGGCGGCTGCTCAAACCGGCTTATGGGACCACAGGAGGTCTGCCCCGGGCCAAGCGCAAGTCTGTGCGCACCATTGCCTTGGTACTGGCGGTTTTcgccctctgcttcctgcctttccACGTCACCCGCACCCTCTACTACTCCTTCCGATCACTGGACCTCAGCTGCCACACCCTCAACGCCATCAACATGGCATATAAGATCACCCGGCCACTGGCCAGCGCCAACAGTTGCCTTGACCCTGTGCTCTACTTCCTGGCAGGGCAGAGACTTGTCCGCTTTGCCCGGGATGCCAAGCCACCCACAGAGCCTACTCCAAGCCCACAGGCTAGTCGTAAGCTGGGCCTGCGCAGGCCTAACAGAACTGACACTGTGAGGAAAGATTTATCAATCAGCAGTGACGACTCAAGACGGACAGAGTCCACACCAGCTGGAAGTGAGACTAAGGACATTCGGCTATAG
- the P2ry2 gene encoding P2Y purinoceptor 2 isoform X1, with product MSEELEQALSILTTPGAEADQIQTGLTYYVAQDAQASSQLTILLPLAMAADLEPWNSTINGTWEGDELGYKCRFNEDFKYVLLPVSYGVVCVLGLCLNVVALYIFLCRLKTWNASTTYMFHLAVSDSLYAASLPLLVYYYAQGDHWPFSTVLCKLVRFLFYTNLYCSILFLTCISVHRCLGVLRPLHSLRWGRAHYARRVAAVVWVLVLACQAPVLYFVTTSVRGTRITCHDTSARELFSQFVAYSSVMLGLLFAVPFSIILVCYVLMARRLLKPAYGTTGGLPRAKRKSVRTIALVLAVFALCFLPFHVTRTLYYSFRSLDLSCHTLNAINMAYKITRPLASANSCLDPVLYFLAGQRLVRFARDAKPPTEPTPSPQASRKLGLRRPNRTDTVRKDLSISSDDSRRTESTPAGSETKDIRL from the exons ATGAGTGAAGAACTGGAGCAGGCACTGAGCATCCTCACCACACCAGGAGCAGAAGCTGATCAGATCCAG acAGGTcttacttactatgtagcccaggatgcccaaGCAAGCTCTCAACTCACAATTCTTTTACCTCT GGCAATGGCCGCAGACCTGGAACCCTGGAATAGCACCATCAATGGCACCTGGGAGGGGGACGAACTGGGCTACAAGTGTCGCTTCAACGAGGACTTCAAGTATGTGCTGCTGCCCGTGTCCTATGGTGTGGTGTGCGTGCTCGGGTTGTGCCTGAACGTCGTGGCTCTCTACATCTTCCTGTGCCGCCTCAAGACCTGGAATGCCTCCACCACCTACATGTTTCACCTGGCAGTTTCTGACTCTCTCTACGCAGCCTCCCTGCCGCTGCTGGTTTATTACTACGCCCAGGGTGACCACTGGCCATTTAGCACAGTGCTCTGCAAGCTGGTGCGTTTCCTCTTCTACACCAACCTCTACTGCAGCATCCTCTTCCTCACCTGCATCAGCGTGCACCGGTGCCTGGGCGTCCTGCGCCCTCTGCACTCCCTGCGCTGGGGCCGGGCCCATTATGCTCGCCGGGTGGCTGCGGTGGTATGGGTCCTGGTGCTGGCCTGCCAGGCACCCGTGCTCTACTTCGTCACTACCAGCGTGCGGGGGACCCGAATCACCTGCCACGACACCTCAGCCCGAGAGCTCTTTAGCCAATTTGTGGCTTACAGCTCCGTCATGCTGGGTCTGCTTTTTGCTGTACCCTTTTCCATCATCCTGGTCTGTTACGTGCTCATGGCCCGGCGGCTGCTCAAACCGGCTTATGGGACCACAGGAGGTCTGCCCCGGGCCAAGCGCAAGTCTGTGCGCACCATTGCCTTGGTACTGGCGGTTTTcgccctctgcttcctgcctttccACGTCACCCGCACCCTCTACTACTCCTTCCGATCACTGGACCTCAGCTGCCACACCCTCAACGCCATCAACATGGCATATAAGATCACCCGGCCACTGGCCAGCGCCAACAGTTGCCTTGACCCTGTGCTCTACTTCCTGGCAGGGCAGAGACTTGTCCGCTTTGCCCGGGATGCCAAGCCACCCACAGAGCCTACTCCAAGCCCACAGGCTAGTCGTAAGCTGGGCCTGCGCAGGCCTAACAGAACTGACACTGTGAGGAAAGATTTATCAATCAGCAGTGACGACTCAAGACGGACAGAGTCCACACCAGCTGGAAGTGAGACTAAGGACATTCGGCTATAG
- the P2ry2 gene encoding P2Y purinoceptor 2 isoform X2, protein MGLGHQEPRRRRLEGTSAAERAMAADLEPWNSTINGTWEGDELGYKCRFNEDFKYVLLPVSYGVVCVLGLCLNVVALYIFLCRLKTWNASTTYMFHLAVSDSLYAASLPLLVYYYAQGDHWPFSTVLCKLVRFLFYTNLYCSILFLTCISVHRCLGVLRPLHSLRWGRAHYARRVAAVVWVLVLACQAPVLYFVTTSVRGTRITCHDTSARELFSQFVAYSSVMLGLLFAVPFSIILVCYVLMARRLLKPAYGTTGGLPRAKRKSVRTIALVLAVFALCFLPFHVTRTLYYSFRSLDLSCHTLNAINMAYKITRPLASANSCLDPVLYFLAGQRLVRFARDAKPPTEPTPSPQASRKLGLRRPNRTDTVRKDLSISSDDSRRTESTPAGSETKDIRL, encoded by the exons ATGGGACTCGGGCACCAGGAACCGCGGCGGCGGCGCCTGGAGGGGACCAGCGCAGCTGAGAG GGCAATGGCCGCAGACCTGGAACCCTGGAATAGCACCATCAATGGCACCTGGGAGGGGGACGAACTGGGCTACAAGTGTCGCTTCAACGAGGACTTCAAGTATGTGCTGCTGCCCGTGTCCTATGGTGTGGTGTGCGTGCTCGGGTTGTGCCTGAACGTCGTGGCTCTCTACATCTTCCTGTGCCGCCTCAAGACCTGGAATGCCTCCACCACCTACATGTTTCACCTGGCAGTTTCTGACTCTCTCTACGCAGCCTCCCTGCCGCTGCTGGTTTATTACTACGCCCAGGGTGACCACTGGCCATTTAGCACAGTGCTCTGCAAGCTGGTGCGTTTCCTCTTCTACACCAACCTCTACTGCAGCATCCTCTTCCTCACCTGCATCAGCGTGCACCGGTGCCTGGGCGTCCTGCGCCCTCTGCACTCCCTGCGCTGGGGCCGGGCCCATTATGCTCGCCGGGTGGCTGCGGTGGTATGGGTCCTGGTGCTGGCCTGCCAGGCACCCGTGCTCTACTTCGTCACTACCAGCGTGCGGGGGACCCGAATCACCTGCCACGACACCTCAGCCCGAGAGCTCTTTAGCCAATTTGTGGCTTACAGCTCCGTCATGCTGGGTCTGCTTTTTGCTGTACCCTTTTCCATCATCCTGGTCTGTTACGTGCTCATGGCCCGGCGGCTGCTCAAACCGGCTTATGGGACCACAGGAGGTCTGCCCCGGGCCAAGCGCAAGTCTGTGCGCACCATTGCCTTGGTACTGGCGGTTTTcgccctctgcttcctgcctttccACGTCACCCGCACCCTCTACTACTCCTTCCGATCACTGGACCTCAGCTGCCACACCCTCAACGCCATCAACATGGCATATAAGATCACCCGGCCACTGGCCAGCGCCAACAGTTGCCTTGACCCTGTGCTCTACTTCCTGGCAGGGCAGAGACTTGTCCGCTTTGCCCGGGATGCCAAGCCACCCACAGAGCCTACTCCAAGCCCACAGGCTAGTCGTAAGCTGGGCCTGCGCAGGCCTAACAGAACTGACACTGTGAGGAAAGATTTATCAATCAGCAGTGACGACTCAAGACGGACAGAGTCCACACCAGCTGGAAGTGAGACTAAGGACATTCGGCTATAG